One Thalassoglobus sp. JC818 genomic region harbors:
- a CDS encoding amidohydrolase family protein, giving the protein MSFRSLMLLFVACLGFASSLAAQEESGESPRRIYLDEFRPTPVLKVDEHILHSAKFPCVNVHSHPGKLSLEEVNDMVDTMDEANIAVSVSLDGPAGRKFADHIHLLKQAHPDRFVVFMRIDYIGDGDQDDPSTWDVHRKGYGLRMADQLTEAVRQGASGLKVWKNLGLYLKDLEGNLIPPDDPRFDPVWSRAGELGVPVLWHCADPVAFFTPTNEYNERWEELYRHPEWSFYGEEFPSHQELMEARNRVIARHPETTFICAHMGDIPEDLETLGNYLDALPNMQVEIAARVAELGRQPYSARKFFLKYSDRIMFGTDGVPPMSELIPHFRFLETWDENFPYEDNPFPPQGLWNIYGIGLPDSVLEKVYYKNAARVIPGVSEALSKWPDRASANGPAQP; this is encoded by the coding sequence ATGTCTTTTCGTTCCCTCATGCTGCTTTTCGTGGCGTGTTTGGGGTTTGCTTCTTCACTTGCTGCACAGGAGGAGAGCGGCGAGTCTCCTCGGCGGATTTATCTCGACGAGTTTCGTCCGACTCCAGTCCTGAAAGTTGACGAACATATCTTGCACTCGGCGAAGTTCCCTTGCGTGAATGTGCATTCTCATCCGGGGAAATTGTCGTTGGAAGAAGTCAACGACATGGTTGACACGATGGATGAGGCCAACATCGCTGTCAGCGTCAGTCTCGATGGGCCGGCTGGGCGGAAATTCGCGGATCACATCCATTTGCTCAAACAAGCTCACCCAGATCGTTTTGTGGTCTTTATGCGAATCGACTACATCGGAGACGGTGACCAAGACGATCCGTCAACGTGGGACGTTCATCGTAAGGGTTACGGATTGCGAATGGCCGATCAACTCACAGAGGCAGTTCGACAGGGTGCGAGTGGATTGAAAGTTTGGAAGAATCTGGGGTTGTACCTGAAGGACCTCGAGGGGAACTTAATCCCGCCAGATGATCCTCGCTTCGATCCGGTTTGGTCGCGGGCGGGCGAGTTGGGAGTTCCCGTGCTTTGGCATTGTGCTGACCCTGTTGCGTTCTTCACCCCGACCAATGAGTACAACGAACGCTGGGAAGAACTCTATCGCCACCCTGAATGGAGTTTTTATGGGGAGGAATTTCCAAGTCATCAGGAACTGATGGAAGCGCGCAACCGGGTGATCGCTCGACATCCCGAGACGACATTCATTTGTGCGCACATGGGCGACATTCCGGAAGATCTGGAAACGCTCGGCAACTATCTCGACGCTTTACCGAACATGCAGGTCGAGATTGCAGCCCGGGTTGCGGAACTGGGGCGACAACCGTACTCAGCTCGCAAGTTCTTTCTGAAGTACTCCGATCGAATCATGTTCGGGACTGATGGAGTCCCGCCCATGTCAGAATTGATTCCGCATTTCCGTTTTCTCGAAACGTGGGACGAGAATTTTCCCTACGAAGACAATCCGTTTCCACCGCAGGGATTGTGGAACATCTACGGGATCGGGTTGCCGGATAGCGTGCTTGAAAAGGTGTACTACAAGAATGCGGCGCGAGTCATTCCCGGAGTTTCGGAAGCACTCTCAAAATGGCCGGACCGTGCGAGCGCAAACGGTCCGGCACAGCCGTGA
- the tdh gene encoding L-threonine 3-dehydrogenase — protein MKALVKSRSEIGLWLEDVPMPNVGINDVLIRVEKTGICGTDLHIYNWDAWASQTIPVPMVVGHEFVGEIIEVGDNVKDFYPGEIVSGEGHVVCGHCRNCLAGRRHLCADTSGIGVNRPGAFAEYISIPQTNVWHHADDIDREVASIFDPYGNAVHTALSFDVLGEDVLITGAGPIGCMAAAVCQYAGARFVVVTDVNPWRLELAKKLGATRVVDVRSERIKDVQEELGMKEGFDVGLEMSGNESAFREMLENMCHGGKVAMLGIPPRPIEIDWNIVIFNMLTIKGIYGREMYETWYKMTVMLQGGLDLTPVITHRFGADEFQKGFDVMNSGQSGKVILDWTVF, from the coding sequence ATGAAAGCGCTGGTAAAGAGTCGTTCTGAAATTGGACTATGGCTGGAAGACGTTCCCATGCCGAACGTCGGAATCAACGACGTTCTCATCCGCGTTGAGAAGACCGGCATCTGCGGCACGGATCTCCACATCTACAATTGGGACGCATGGGCCAGCCAGACGATTCCTGTTCCCATGGTGGTTGGTCACGAGTTCGTCGGGGAAATCATCGAAGTCGGTGATAACGTCAAAGACTTCTACCCCGGCGAGATCGTCAGTGGAGAGGGGCATGTTGTCTGCGGCCACTGTCGGAACTGCCTCGCTGGCCGACGTCATCTCTGTGCAGACACCTCTGGCATTGGTGTGAACCGACCAGGGGCATTCGCGGAATACATTTCCATTCCGCAAACCAATGTCTGGCATCACGCTGATGACATCGATCGCGAGGTCGCTTCCATCTTCGATCCGTACGGGAACGCCGTTCACACGGCTTTGTCCTTTGACGTGCTCGGGGAAGATGTGTTGATCACCGGAGCAGGTCCCATCGGCTGTATGGCAGCTGCCGTCTGCCAGTACGCGGGGGCAAGGTTTGTCGTTGTCACAGATGTCAATCCGTGGAGGCTGGAACTCGCCAAGAAGCTGGGAGCAACACGAGTCGTCGATGTCCGATCCGAGCGCATCAAGGACGTTCAGGAAGAATTGGGAATGAAGGAGGGCTTCGACGTCGGACTCGAAATGTCCGGAAATGAGTCTGCGTTCCGTGAAATGCTCGAGAATATGTGTCACGGCGGAAAGGTCGCCATGCTTGGGATTCCGCCCCGACCGATCGAAATTGACTGGAACATCGTTATTTTCAACATGCTGACCATCAAAGGCATCTACGGTCGAGAGATGTATGAGACCTGGTACAAGATGACGGTCATGCTGCAAGGGGGGCTCGATCTCACTCCAGTCATCACTCACCGTTTCGGTGCCGATGAGTTCCAGAAGGGTTTTGACGTGATGAATTCCGGACAATCTGGAAAAGTCATCCTCGACTGGACCGTTTTTTAA